From Pongo pygmaeus isolate AG05252 chromosome 2, NHGRI_mPonPyg2-v2.0_pri, whole genome shotgun sequence, a single genomic window includes:
- the LOC129033493 gene encoding V-type proton ATPase subunit G 1-like, with product MASQSQGIQQLLQAEKRAAEKVSEARKRKNPRLKQAKEAAQAETEQYRLQREKEFKAKEAAALGSRGSCSTEVEKETQEKTTILQTYFRQNRDEVLDNLLAFVCDIRPEIHENYRING from the coding sequence ATGGCTAGTCAGTCGCAAGGGATTCAGCAGCTGCTGCAGGCCGAGAAGCGGGCAGCCGAGAAGGTGTCCGAGGCCCGCAAAAGAAAGAACCCGAGGCTGAAGCAGGCCAAAGAAGCAGCTCAGGCTGAAACTGAACAGTACCGCCTGCAGAGGGAGAAAGAATTCAAGGCCAAGGAAGCTGCGGCACTGGGATCCCGTGGCAGTTGCAGCACTGAAGTGGAGAAGGAGACCCAGGAGAAGACGACCATCCTCCAGACGTACTTCCGGCAGAACAGGGATGAAGTCTTAGACAACCTCTTGGCTTTTGTCTGTGACATTCGGCCAGAAATCCATGAAAACTACCGCATAAATGGATAG